Proteins encoded by one window of Culicoides brevitarsis isolate CSIRO-B50_1 chromosome 2, AGI_CSIRO_Cbre_v1, whole genome shotgun sequence:
- the LOC134829683 gene encoding probable glucosamine 6-phosphate N-acetyltransferase isoform X2 gives MGPSRTESEISLYDPNILLKLDFHKSPAKFNPFISAAAPGEDWLKVRPLQDGDYNRGFLQLLSQLTSVGDISLPQFLNRFAQMRASGDYFVTVIEDTRKNKIIGSATLVLEKKFIRNCAIRGQLEDVVVDDTYRGKQLGKLIVVTVSLLADYLGAYKMTLNCKDKLIPFYRSIGYVDEKGNANCMNIRFDANIGKNNTSGE, from the exons ATGGGTCCATCAAGAACTGAG agcgaAATTTCCTTGTACGATCCAAATATTTTGCTAAAGCTCGACTTTCACAAGTCCCCGGCGAAGTTCAATCCCTTCATTTCTGCAGCAGCTCCCGGCGAAGATTGGCTCAAAGTGCGCCCGTTGCAAGATGGCGACTACAACCGTGGCTTTTTACAGCTCTTATCGCAACTCACATCAGTCGGCGATATCTCGCTGCCACAATTTCTAA atagaTTCGCTCAGATGCGCGCCAGCGGTGATTATTTTGTGACCGTTATCGAAGATAcgcggaaaaataaaattattggcaGTGCGACGCTCGTTTTGGAGaagaaatttatcagaaattgCGCCatc cgAGGTCAATTAGAAGACGTTGTCGTTGACGATACTTACCGTGGAAAGCAACTCGGAAAATT aatcgtCGTCACTGTCTCCCTCCTCGCTGACTACTTGGGTGCCTACAAGATGACTCTCAACTGCAAAGACAAATTAATTCCCTTCTATCGCTCCATCGGATATGTTGACGAAAAAGGCAACGCCAATTGCATGAATATCCGTTTCGATGCCAATATTGGCAAAAATAACACATCTGGCGAAT GA
- the LOC134831390 gene encoding glutamate receptor 3-like has product MGRLRSILILSLAFFAVFETSHAKKHYKVASHLISAFLEEDTDHPSGYKGFVVDFLDELVKHLHFTYEFVFADDNLYGSLNPKTHKWTGMMGVLTSGNADMIVADLTETVKRRQATDFTSPFLVTGIGILYHQVTRQALPFNNLDELVNQSEVKYGVVNHGSTYEFIKKSRNETFERMAAYFAANPDVLVPTVMAGVDRVMESEGKYAFIGEAVAYHVLKKHKYPELLLVGDTFWPRQFGVVFPKGSRDRDTFDSVIFELRENGVLDSLAKKWNLS; this is encoded by the exons ATGGGACGTCTAAGGTCAATTTTGATCTTGTCTCTTgcgttttttgctgtttttgagACTTCACATGCCAAAAAACATTACAAAGTTGCGTCTCATTTGATAAGTGCCTTTCTAGAAGAAGA tacCGATCATCCTTCAGGCTACAAAGGCTTCGTAGTCGATTTCCTCGATGAACTCGTGAAACATCTTCATTTCACGTACGAATTTGTCTTCGCCGACGACAATCTTTACGGCAGTTTGAACCCAAAAACGCACAAATGGACCGGAATGATGGGCGTTCTCACAAGCGGCAATGCTGACATGATTGTTGCTGATTTAACGGAAACCGTGAAACGTCGTCAAGCCACTGACTTTACCTCACCTTTTCTCGTAACCGGCATCGGTATCCTTTATCATCAAGTAACTCGTCAAGCATTGCCTTTCAACAATTTGGACGAACTCGTGAATCAATCGGAAGTCAAATATGGCGTCGTTAACCACGGTTCGACCTACGAATTCATCAAAAAGAGTCGAAATGAGACTTTTGAACGAATGGCGGCTTATTTCGCTGCAAATCCCGACGTTTTGGTGCCCACAGTGATGGCAGGCGTCGATCGCGTCATGGAAAGTGAGGGCAAATACGCGTTCATTGGCGAAGCAGTTGCTTACCACGTCctgaaaaaacacaaatatcCGGAATTGCTTCTTGTCGGCGACACTTTTTGGCCTCGTCAATTTGGAGTTGTCTTTCCGAAAGGCTCGCGGGATCGGGATACTTTTGATTCTGTCATCTTTGAACTGCGCGAGAACGGCGTGCTCGATTCGTTGgctaaaaaatggaatttgagttga
- the LOC134831672 gene encoding putative uncharacterized protein DDB_G0290521 produces MTTAKEKLVVLSGTDTERIKEAEKRLKKVEAEADKGQTSSVIESPSQIPSFKITNVKTLTSDALPTSDHPRKVRYKTLPNGQRIKIVPKSRKAVTNRPIREPPPRPSMRGGIASRGRVPPNRTINAPINVPASRASLGGAIPPNRPPLSSVRVPPSRTSLGNVRTLQAVNAPSRQNPQLRSVPGVLPLKIAQKPTVQPTPSTNPIVMKPIQIPTPPQRASPTPEPPISTTISTTKIVMKEKIDATPPPVTTEAPSTSSSSGERNKRKSQHVTKPIEDMEFEESVVVEGNLNTDLMSYVACLRVALNNLLEEVDLKPLNFPGGIGKVKISEQVEKLLKPQTEKEENEKKIAEKSDKNEEKTVKE; encoded by the exons ATGACTACAGCGAAGGAAAAATTGGTTGTTCTGTCAGGAACTGACACCGAAAGGATCAAAGAAGCCGagaaacgattaaaaaaagtCGAAGCTGAGGCAGATAAAGGTCAAACATCGTCAGTGATAGAGTCTCCAAGTCaa atTCCTTCGTTTAAGATCACAAATGTCAAAACTTTGACCAGCGATGCCCTTCCAACGAGTGATCATCCCCGTAAAGTGCGTTACAAAACCCTTCCGAATGGGCAACGTATCAAAATTGTGCCAAAAAGTCGAAAAGCTGTCACTAATCGACCAATTAGGGAGCCTCCTCCTCGTCCTTCGATGCGTGGCGGTATCGCAAGTCGTGGCAGAGTGCCGCCAAATCGAACAATTAACGCTCCGATTAACGTTCCCGCATCTCGTGCATCGCTAGGAGGCGCAATTCCCCCAAATCGACCTCCTTTGTCATCAGTTAGAGTTCCTCCGTCTCGCACTTCCTTGGGAAATGTTCGCACATTGCAAGCCGTAAACGCGCCATCGCGTCAAAATCCGCAATTACGAAGCGTTCCCGGGGTTTTGCCactaaaaattgctcaaaaaccCACTGTTCAGCCCACGCCGAGCACAAATCCGATCGTTATGAAGCCAATTCAGATCCCAACTCCGCCGCAAAGAGCTTCGCCAACGCCCGAACCGCCAATTTCAACGACAATTAGCACGACAAAAATCgtgatgaaagaaaaaattgacgcAACGCCCCCTCCTGTGACGACAGAAGCTCCTTCGACATCCTCAAGTTCGGGCGAACGAAATAAGAGAAAGTCGCAACACGTCACAAAACCCATCGAAGACATGGAATTCGAAGAATCCGTCGTCGTTGAAGGGAATTTAAACACAGATTTGATGTCGTATGTCGCTTGTTTGCGAGTTGCTCTCAACAATTTGTTGGAAGAAGTGGATTTGAAGCCGTTGAATTTCCCGGGCGGCAttggaaaagttaaaatttcagaacAAGTTGAGAAATTATTGAAACCTCAAAcggaaaaggaagaaaatgagaagaaaattgcGGAAAAGTccgataaaaatgaagaaaaaactgtgaaagaataa
- the LOC134830098 gene encoding large ribosomal subunit protein uL2m produces MATLQRLFTNLSLTRTLVNPSRITSVVNSQQTRFKCKFVEKPQPGKGQAFRRIVHFPAEYTVEPLKTTNLAGRDPVTGRVVAKGIGGGIKHKYHWVKFHRDGPAEGPPKVERVVDVLFDGCRTSKVALVVCGDEMKYILATENMKPGDLIKTSKFIPRNPVRANEGDAYPLGALPIGTLVHCVEKFPGFPFNYCTAAGTAAKIVRKFDDYVVILLPSKRELALKQECMGTVGRVSNVEHNKEHIGSPQRNRELGNRPRSGLWQRKTGRHGRKIKRPPPMRIVDTPTKEKPQPIKFTLEV; encoded by the exons ATGGCGACATTGCAACGATTATTCACGAATTTGTCGTTGACGAGGACTTTGGTGAACCCCTCGAGGATAACTTCGGTCGTCAATTCGCAACAAACGCGATTCAAGTgcaaatttgtggaaaaaccGCAGCCTGGCAAAGGACAAGCTTTCAGAAG AATCGTTCATTTTCCCGCGGAATACACTGTCGAACCCCTAAAAACGACAAATCTCGCAGGACGTGATCCCGTCACAGGTCGTGTGGTTGCCAAAGGTATCGGCGGAGGCATCAAACACAAATATCATTGGGTGAAATTCCATCGTGATGGTCCCGCGGAAGGTCCTCCAAAAGTCGAACGAGTCGTTGACGTGCTTTTCGACGGATGTCGCACCTCAAAAGTCGCTTTGGTTGTTTGCGGCGACGAAATGAAGTACATTTTAGCGACGGAAAACATGAAACCGGGCGATCTCATTAAAACATCGAAATTTATTCCGCGAAACCCCGTAAGGGCGAATGAGGGAGACGCTTATCCGCTTGGAGCGTTGCCCATTGGAACGTTAGTTCATTGCGTGGAAAAGTTCCCAGGGTTTCCATTTAATTATTGCACCGCAGCAGGAACGGCAGCGAAAATTGTAAGGAAATTCGATGATTATGTCGTGATTTTGTTGCCTTCGAAGCGGGAGCTGGCCTTGAAACAGGAATGCATGGGCACCGTGGGACGCGTTTCGAATGTCGAACATAATAAGGAGCATATTGGATCGCCACAGAGAAATCGTGAGTTGGGTAATCGACCGAGATCGGGATTGTGGCAGAGGAAAACGGGAAGACATGGAAGGAAAATCAAGAGACCGCCGCCGATGAGGATTGTTGATACGCCAACGAAAGAGAAACCGCAACCAATTAAATTTACGTTGGAAGTGTAA
- the LOC134828984 gene encoding uncharacterized protein LOC134828984 — translation MLRTIFGLLAIVTLINGFPFDFYTQEPDYNPRENRVPMAIPDNWDSVYSYHFDYYRISNFTDVVSRRINFRSTVHLRQDPDNINSIFAFFTETSYDHEDAYHRNKNFPVVIEGIHLPFRILFHSSGLVHEISTDPDDSDLSAKYKKTFASVIQFDWKFINEKRIADKEFDYVFISPEDTIFGSCNVLNNVTQIGEGRILRKRLLMDTCLREKFPKQKPSIHDVNVEFKFRSSRNRQFHWLQLNGTEYVKESDSYSRLEQLVEFRENVKSRQTVHANRLTINRVITL, via the exons ATGTTGAGAACGatctttg gtctcCTTGCGATCGTCACCCTCATCAACGGATTTCCGTTCGATTTTTACACACAAGAGCCAGATTACAATCCACGCGAAAATAGAGTTCCCATGGCAATTCCCGACAACTGGGACAGCGTCTACTCTTATCACTTCGACTACTATCGCATCTCGAATTTCACTGACGTCGTTTCGCGCCGCATAAATTTCCGTTCGACAGTTCACTTGCGTCAAGATCCGGACAACATTAACTcgatttttgcctttttcacGGAAACGAGTTACGATCACGAAGACGCCTATCATcgcaacaaaaatttccccGTCGTCATCGAGGGAATTCATCTGCCTTTCAGGATTTTGTTTCATTCAAGTGGTTTGGTGCACGAAATTTCCACAGATCCCGATGATAGCGACTTGTCTGCGAAATACAAGAAAACTTTCGCTTCCGTGATTCAATTTGACTGGAAATTCATCAATGAGAAACGAATTGCTGACAAGGAATTTGATTATGTCTTCATTTCGCCTGAAGACACGATTTTTGGAAGTTGCAACGTTTTGAATAACGTCACGCAAATCGGAGAAGGAAGAATTTTGCGAAAAAGATTGTTGATGGATACGTGTTTGCGGGAGAAGTTTCCCAAGCAAAAACCGAGCATTCATGATGTCAACGTAGAATTCAAGTTTCGTTCGAGCAGAAATCGACAATTTCATTGGTTGCAACTCAATGGAACGGAATACGTTAAGGAATCCGATAGTTACAGTCGATTGGAGCAACTTGTGGAGTTtcgtgaaaatgtgaaaagtcgTCAAACTGTTCATGCGAACAGACTTACCATTAATCGAGTCATAACTTTATga
- the LOC134829683 gene encoding probable glucosamine 6-phosphate N-acetyltransferase isoform X1 produces the protein MGPSRTESEISLYDPNILLKLDFHKSPAKFNPFISAAAPGEDWLKVRPLQDGDYNRGFLQLLSQLTSVGDISLPQFLNRFAQMRASGDYFVTVIEDTRKNKIIGSATLVLEKKFIRNCAIRGQLEDVVVDDTYRGKQLGKLIVVTVSLLADYLGAYKMTLNCKDKLIPFYRSIGYVDEKGNANCMNIRFDANIGKNNTSGECTEQL, from the exons ATGGGTCCATCAAGAACTGAG agcgaAATTTCCTTGTACGATCCAAATATTTTGCTAAAGCTCGACTTTCACAAGTCCCCGGCGAAGTTCAATCCCTTCATTTCTGCAGCAGCTCCCGGCGAAGATTGGCTCAAAGTGCGCCCGTTGCAAGATGGCGACTACAACCGTGGCTTTTTACAGCTCTTATCGCAACTCACATCAGTCGGCGATATCTCGCTGCCACAATTTCTAA atagaTTCGCTCAGATGCGCGCCAGCGGTGATTATTTTGTGACCGTTATCGAAGATAcgcggaaaaataaaattattggcaGTGCGACGCTCGTTTTGGAGaagaaatttatcagaaattgCGCCatc cgAGGTCAATTAGAAGACGTTGTCGTTGACGATACTTACCGTGGAAAGCAACTCGGAAAATT aatcgtCGTCACTGTCTCCCTCCTCGCTGACTACTTGGGTGCCTACAAGATGACTCTCAACTGCAAAGACAAATTAATTCCCTTCTATCGCTCCATCGGATATGTTGACGAAAAAGGCAACGCCAATTGCATGAATATCCGTTTCGATGCCAATATTGGCAAAAATAACACATCTGGCGAATGTACGGAACAATTATGA